A segment of the Trifolium pratense cultivar HEN17-A07 linkage group LG7, ARS_RC_1.1, whole genome shotgun sequence genome:
TCTATGCCTTATCGACTTGATGAATCAACAGgtgatttatatttttgtcattAAATTTGGTTCAGATATATTGGCTTATTTGTGGAATGAATtggtttaacattttttttcatctaCTTTGGAATGAAAACAGGTCTTATTGATTATGATATGCTGGAGAAAACTGCTGCTCTCTTCCGACCAAAACTCATTATTGCTGGTGCTAGTGCTTATCCTCGAGACATTGATTATGCCCGCTTTAGAAAAGTATGTTCTGTACTTGAGCATTTACTGGAATTATAATCCTCATTATCTGCTTCTCTGcatcatatgattttttttctttacaaaaagCTAATTACATCATTATATATAATGAAAGATTGCAGATTCAGTTGGTGCTTTCCTTATGATGGATATGGCTCACATTAGTGGGCTTGTTGCTGCATCTGTTCTTGCTGATCCCTTTGAGTTCGTTGATATTGTGACCACCACAACCCACAAGGTTTACTTTGAGATATTTGTGTTCGTGTTGTATTTTTCCACTCAAAACTGAAGaaagagtttgattttttgtttttgtttaaaaacaattatatttaattggaGTTGTGAAATGAATACTTTTCTTCGTAATACTTACAACACTCATGATTTCCTCCAGTCTTTGAGAGGTCCTAGAGGTGGTATGATATTCTTCAAGAAAGATGCTGTGCATGGAGTTGATCTGGAGTCTGCCATTAACAATGCTGTTTTTCCTGGTCTACAGGTACATTTGGATTGTCCTCTCATTAGTTCTTTTTTAACTATTCTGATTGAAAAAGTGCATGAATCATATGTATCTAAGTCAGATGCATTTATCTTCATAGTTTGTGATTTTAATAGTGACAAATTATCCAGGGAGGTCCACATAACCACACAATTGGAGGACTAGCTGTTTGTTTGAAGTATGCCCAATCTCCAGATTTTAAAAATTACCAAAACCAGGTATATATCAGACTCGCTTTTCAGCATTGGTTAGATTATGACATAAAGCACTTCCTTAACGATAACATTACTAAACCTACCATCGTGCAGGTCGTTGCTAATTGTAGAGCTCTTGCTCGCCGATTAACTGAACATGGATATAAACTGGTTTCTGGTGGCAGTGACAATCACCTGGTTCTTGTTGATTTGAGGCCATCTGTAAGCTTCTCGCTCTTGTTTTCTTATGTCAATAAAGTGATAATTCACTCCTGTTTTAGCCGTCCCTAATCTGTTATAGAAATAATGCAGCAGTGTGAAATTCTCATGATTTTACAGTGCTATGTAAATTGCTTACATGCTTTTTAGTATGAAAATTGATGTGATTTGCTTATTGATGTGTATTCTTCTTAGTATCATATCATGATTGTTTTTCATATTAATCAATATCACGTCCTTTAGGGTATTGATGGTGCTCGGGCGGAGAAAATTCTTGACATGGCTTCTATAACCCTCAACAAGAATTCAGTGCCTGGTAAGTGAACTGCTGCTTTTTGCATATCATTTAGGGAGTGTTTGGTATGTGGAGTCGTTTTTCATTCCTAGGAGTCATGTTTCCTAGAAATGCTTAAAATGTGTTTGATATGCTTTAAGTTTTTCACCTTAATGGGAGTTTTGGATTCCCATACCATTTTGGAAATGTTTTGCTGAGAAATaacattcaaaaaatatttataggaATGCTAGCTTCTCAAGAGTATTCTTTAAAACATTCTTTCATACCAATCATGACAATTTGAGATTCCCAAATTAAGAGTTAGAAAAATCCCACTACCAAACATATCCCTTAGTTTGCATTTTTTACTTATTATCCGTGATTATTACTGACGCGTGCTAATTACAAAAGGTGACAAAAGTGCTCTAGTTCCGGGAGGCATTCGCATTGGATCACCTGCAATGACAACAAGAGGACTTGGTGAGAAAGAATTTGAACTAATTGCAGACTTGATTCATGAGGGTGTGCAGATAAGTCTTGAAGCCAAAAGTTTGGTCTCAGGAACTAAGGTTCAAGATTTTACGAACTTTGTGTTATCTCCTGATTTTCCTTTGGGAGACAAGGTTTCAGATTTGCGGAGGAGAGTTGAAGCTTTTGCTACTCGGTATCCTATTCCTGGAGTCTAATCCTACTTAATGAGTGCCAAAGACTCTTTTAGGACActgttgaaaattttgatatgataataattacatgttttatttttgtgttgatGTTAATATTGGTAATTTTACGTTTTCTGGCAAAATGTGGCTTCTAATGGAATTGCTCTAATTGCATCCTAGAACTACTTTTTAGTTCTTTGCTTGTCTAAAACCAATGCTTATCAAGGTTTTATTGTTGCATTATGCTCTAATAGTGATGAGTATTGAATGATGTAGCGATGGTTATAGTTAACCAATGTTTTAAAGTTTGAAAGTCGTTTTAGTTGTACGAAGCTTTATATCGGTCTTCAAAGATTACAGCGCTGTTACTTCTACTGTTACTTCAGAATTGTTATGACAATCTCTTACAGAGATTCCGACTTACTAGTAACTTATCTGTCAAATTATGCAATGCCCATTATCACTGACTTATGATTCTGCTTGAGTTTGTTTCAACAATTAGTTCTTCTAAAATGATGATCCTAAAAAGATAGTTATACCCCTTGTGAGCAGCAGATGTGTTAGGAATTGGAGGGTAACATGGTTCCAAATCATATTCATAGGGGAGGATTAACTACCTAACttgtgcttataaaaaaactacCTAACAACCATCAACAAACTTTTGAGGGAGTTATAACTAACTAACCAAATAACTAACTCACTAATCAATAGgtaatttgtgtttgtttacaGGGATCtaagaaaaggaaaacaatCACAATTAAACATTTTAAGAAAGTTATAATGTAGTGGCTAATAGAAAAGCTTTAAAAGATCAAGTGAGTGAATAGTGATAAATACACAATCCAAAAATTTGAGTGAATAGCTCTTGAAGAACAACATTTATAGCCTTTAAATCTTCAAAAGTACTTTTgtgaagataaaaaaattaacaaaataatcaGAAAGTCACTagataaaatatcattaagCAACTTTATTCACAACTAGTTATAAATCCATACATATAATTGACTGTATTATTAACGGTGAAAGAGACAGAcagtgtatcaaaattaaattcatttctttgaacTTTTGAGTTTTCTCTACCTTAAACCGAAACATTATTCACTCTCCCTAAATTTATTATGAGAAAATAGGATATTCAATatcaatgtaaaataattttaaactatTATACAATAGCAACCATGTACTTTGTCGAATCACCTCACTATTATGCTTCACCTTAATTGCATGACATGGAAGAATGTTTGATTTCTATTGGATAATGACATAGCATATACATTAAACTTATTTAttgtataaataaaataaaaaataataattctcaTATCATATCAATTActcctatttttttattttgtcacattTCAATTAACTAATTATATTAGAGATTATTACATGTAATGCAGCATGGACCTTATAACCCAAGTTATATAAGCAACAAAGCCCATTATTAGTGCCACTTCACTTCACCTTTCATTTTTCGATTAATAAAAACCCCCAAAAGCGATTAAATTCACAATTCATTCTTCACTTTGGAACTGCGAAACAGAAACAAAGCAAAAATGGCTGTAGAAGATACCCCAAAATCCATCATCACCGACGATCAAATCCCACCAAACCCTAACAACGaagaaatcaacaacaacgatCTCGAAGATGGTGAGATCCTCGAAGAAGGAGACGATTCCTCCGCCACTTCCAAACCCAATTCCGCCGCTCTTCATCCTCTCGAGAATTCTTGGACTTTCTGGTTCGATAACCCTCAAGCTAAATCCAAACAAGCTGCTTGGGGTAGCTCTATTCGACCCGTCTACACTTTCTCTACTGTTGAAGAGTTTTGGAGGTAAATCTTCAATCTTtttcaattttaggtttttgggTCACGAAAAAATCGTTCTTTTATTGTTTCTAGGTTTTTGGGTTAATCTTGTTCCTAAAATGATTTCTTGAATAATCATTCTTTTAGGTTCTTTCAGCATTTACAATAACATTCATTTTTAGGtcacaaaaaaatcatttttttaattgtttttaggTTAATCTTGCTTCTGAAATGTTTTCTTGGTTTTTGCAGCATTTACAATAACATTCATCATCCTAGCAAGTTGGCTTTTGGAGCTGATTTTCATTGCTTCAAGCATAAGATTGAACCAAAATGGGAGGATCCTATTTGTGCTAATGGTGGAAAATGGACTGTGCAGTTTTCAAGGGGAAAATCTGATACCAGTTGGTTGTATACGGTATGCAGCTTTTGAATCTTTGATGTGTGTATgtattgattttgatttgattattctttgtgatgatgatgatgatgaataaaAGTATTAATTGGTTATGGTTGTTTTTTGTTCTTGATACTTTATACTTGAAGTTGTTGGCAATGATTGGAGAACAATTTGATCATGGAGATGAAATTTGTGGAGCAGTTGTGAATGTCAGGAGGGTggataaaatttctatttggaCTAAGAATGCTACAAATGAAGCTGCTCAGgtaatttctttgttttttctttcttttgatttaTTAAACTAGATACTAATTATGTTGTTAATGAGTaatattatgattttttaagCTAAAGATCTGTATTTGTTATGTTAATGGCACCCCAAAAAATTAACTAGATGGTTCTTGTGAATGAAGTAATTGATGCCCACCCTTATTGTTTGATTGATGTTAAATGTGAATGCCATATATTCATAGTCCTCGAGCTATTTAAATGAACATTTTCACATTTTTGTTGCTTCAAGGcttttgtttgttgttttcCTCCAATAGTTTTTGAAACTGTACTAGATTTTGTTTAGGAATTGGTCTGTTATTCATGAAATTTCATAATTATATGATATTGAAAATCCTCAATCACTTTAGTCCTTTTGGGTAGAtcattttagtccttgaagTCAGTGTCACCATGGAGGGACTAATGTGATCGGGAAGTTGAATTTCAGAGATCACTTAGGAATTTCATTGACTTCAAGGACTGATTATTTGACACCATCAATTTTAAGAACTAAACTCTTGATGCTTTTCTGGTTTGAGGGATTTTAAACTCCTATGTTTTCACAATTCCATATAATTTACTCTTGGGCTTGCCAACTAGCTTTCTGTAATGACTATTGACACCAAGAATTATCAATATACCATGTGTCTTTGTATGTGCATGTAAGTATGTAACTGATCTTCTGCCAACTTGAGGAACACATAGACTTATTTTGGTATATTTCAGGTGAGCATTGGAAAACAGTGGAAGGAGTTTCTTGATTATAATGAAACCATTGGCTTTATATTTCATGTAAGTATAACTGAATACCAGTATGCGTTCATATTTGTGTCACTATCTGATATCACCCTAACTGCTGTTCTGCATTGTGATATTTCTGCAGGATGATGCGAAGAAGCATGACAGAAgtgctaaaaataaatatgttgtATGAACTGTATAGCATTCAGACATGGTGGCAAGTGCACGAGAGATGCCCTCAAACATCCAACATGTAGCTCACATGCATTCTGCCCTTTTTAAAATCTGTCATCTTGAGTAGTATTTCCAGATTTATGTACGGATAATCTTTTTGACTGTAGACGATGTTTCATCAATAATAGTGATTTAGTTAAATGCCTCTTTTTGATTGAATGGGAAAAAAAATGCTTGTATCCTAGCATTCAATGTCTGctcaacttttttcttttctttctgtcttgCCATTAAATCTAATGTAGGGAATATGTTTTGGAAATGTGTGGAAATAAGCAGTTTCATTTGGTAGTTAACTTTCTTCTATAGGGAAATCAGAGCTAGTCACTTGTGAAAGTTGTCTAACTTCTGCAAAACTAGCTTCTTTGTAAAAATGCATTTTTGTTGAGCTTTCTGCCATGAAGCTCCTAGCAGCAGCTAAGGTTTGAAAATCTGGTGCCTTAAACCCATGATTTTGTCCAAAGTATATTGCATTAAACCTATACATATTCACATTTTGTGCTTAGCTAAAGTAAGCAATCACCCAACTGATCAAGAAAATTAATTCCTATGTTTCATGTAGCATAGGaatctaaaattaaaatattttagatgCCTAAAGTAAGTAACAAAGACCATCAAAGCTTCGGATGTGTGCAAGACTGTACAAAATGTGTCTTGAAAATTGGAAATCGTTAACTCCTGcattaaaataaaacttatctttaacacaaataaatttaatataagaCAAAATAAGTACATTTTAATTTTCGAGTTAACAATGCTAACAAACCTTGCATCACATCAGTACATGTCTCAAGTACATTTCATAAAAGACAAACTAAGTATATTTTAACAGTTTTGTGTGGTACAATAACTAGAGTAATTTAATAATCATCAGTTAAACCAATCAGAATGTTAATTCATAGTATTTTAGTCTACTCTTGGCCTGCTAGTTTGATTAAAGATTTGGAGTGGGGATGTCACTCAAAGAAAGCTTGTCACTGTGGCTTGGAGTAAGGTTTGTACTTCGTTTAACTCCTTCCACTGTGGCCTGGGTATTCTGTCTCTTtgcaaatttgaaattgaaattgtgtTGGGAGCTTGTTCGATCCAACTTGCATTGGGCCTAGTTTCTAAGGAACAGAGTTCTCAAAAACTCCAAACCAATCAATTATCATGTCTTTTCATCAATTTGGTTAATTGGTAATGGTGAGAGTATTAACTTTCGGTTAAGACCCTTGGTGTGGAGTATTAACTTACACCATTTGCTTCAATCCACGGTTAGTCAATTTATTGTTAATTCTAAGCTTCTTTTGAGGGCCTATCGTTCTTTGTGACAGCTCATAGACAAAGTCACTGTTCCCATCTTTGAAAGAGAGGATAAGCTTCTTTGAACTCAATCTCATGATGGTGACTTATCCCTGAAAGATGCATACTCTATCACTTCCCTGTTGGTCAGAACATTGGTTGGGCTAAGCTCATTTGGAATCAACATATCCCACCTTCAAAGTCCCTCCTACTTTGGAGATGCTTGCATGACAAGCTTCCCACTGATGATACTCTTGCTCTCAGAGGCTGTAATCTTCCATCTATGTGTAGCTTATGTTGTCTTCATATGGAAACTTCTTATCACTTATTCCTAGAATTTTGAACATACATTGTATCAGTATATGGAATTGGCTTAGCACAATTTTGAACATACATTGTATTTTTTCTAATAACTCGGAGGTTTTGCAAATTTGTTTGAGAAGCTGGTCCCCACTTTGCAAGCTGGTCGTTCTCTCTGCTATTATCAATTGCTTCAACATCATTTGGTTTTGCAGGAATCAATGTCGTTTTGCAAACAAGTCAATTTCCTTCAGGTCTGCCTTGAACTTAATTGTTGCTAATGTCTCTTTATCTGGGAATAACTCCAAGATGTTGCCTGCTAGATCTTCTATAGAAGAGTTTGTTATCCTaaagaattttcattttcaaattcagtCTACTATTACAATTGTGATCAAAGAAGTGATTTGGCAACCTCCAATTTTTAATTGGATAAAATGTAACTGTGATGGTGCTGCTGCCAATGGAAATCCAGGTCCTTCAGCTTGTGGAGGTATTTTTCGAGACTGAAATGCTGAATTCTTGGGTGCTTTTGCTTTTAATCTTGGCATTGCTTCTTCTCTTTTTTGCTGAACTGTCTAGTGCCATTATTGCTATTGAAATTGCTGTCATAAAGTTTGGTTAAATCTTTGGTTAGAAACTGACTTGGTGCTTGTCGTCTTGgcttttaaaaatttgaaggTTGTGCCTTGGGGTTTAAGGAATAGATGGGAGAACTGTTTGCATCTTGTATCTACAATGTCTTTTTTTGTAACTCATATATATAGGGAAGGGAACTCTTGTGCAGATAAGCTAGCAAATATTGCTTTATCCCTTACTTCTTCTTTTTGGTGGAGCCATGTCCCTCCTCAGTTGGGAATGGATCTTGGTAGGAACAGGTAATTAGGCCTTCCTTTCTTTAGGTTTAATTAGCTTTTGTTGAGGGTTTGGTTCATGTCACCCctcttttgtttgtttctttgtttcttatattaatACTAGACATCTTGCCCGTGCGTTCGCACgagtcaaaaaaaagaaaagaatattaACAATAAGCATCACCGAGTAGCCAAGTAGGTAAAAATTCACATAAGTTTGTCGTACGTTAAAAGATATATAATGTACTATAAAGTATGAAAATAGTATATGTTACAGAATCCATTTTACTGAGGAAGAACTGGGAAACAACAAATGAAGTACAGCACAATAATTATCAGACAGAGTATATTGTGCAGCAAAACTTGTAATTTTCAACTCAAGGCAAGTAGTTAACTATTTACAGTCCCATACAAGGTCCTGCAGATATTAAATTACATATGCAGTACATTTAGCATCTTACTGTAACACATATGTTCAGATAATGGTAATCCAAACATTAAATTAGtttactaaattataaaaatctaGCTCATCTGAGTGTGTGATGATTATTTCAACAATAAGAGCTGAGATATCGGggaaaatgaatgaaatttgGCAAGTGACATTTAAATGTGACAGAGAAGAGAAAATTACGGGTTAGAAGTCCAAGTTCAATTTCGCTAAATCCATTTGTAGTTAACCTCAATGCGTCGGATGGGGGACAATCTATAGATTTCAAGTTGTATTAGAGAGGCAGGCAGCCTTTTTACCACCATATTCTCCAGCTTGGGACAGTCTATTAATTTTAGTTCCTCGAGGGATGTGAGGTGGAGAAGTTGCCTGCACTCCAACATGCGCAAACTTGACATATTCCATAGCTCTAGGGAGGTGAGGGAGGGGGGAAGCAACACAAAACCCCCCTTGGATTCTGAAGGATCTCCAGTGGGAGGGTTGTGAGAGAATCACAACTTCTATATATACACAGATACTGGAGTGACTTGTGCTCGGGGCTTTGCTTTGGGAAATCTAGATTTCTACAATTCTCAAGTTACAAACTTTTTAAGGACGCAGGGAAACAGTCTCCTGGAAATGACATCATAGACGAACAATTCAATTACTTGATTTCATAACATTATTACCAGTACCAACATGGTACCGACATGTGAGTGTCGTATTCGATGTTCGTGACTGTGGTGAGTAGAAATATGTTGAAGACCAAGAATATCTTTGAATTTGAGAATGTATTCAAGTCTAGCAACAATATTTTCCAGCTTACAAACCATATCTCTTTCTTCAAAGCTGAAAAAGCGAGAGAAGTAGTTAGTAGCAGTACTCACCTTGTTTTTGGAAATACTAATAGCAGCTTTGGTAGAGATGTGATCCAAAATGTCATCAGCAACATAAACAGCATCTTTGAGGTCATCAAGCCATTTGTTAACAGCAGAGTCTTTGAACTGTTTCTGTTCAGCATCATTAAGCCATTTGttagtcaattatatgatgagTTATCCTATTCGAGTAAACAATCATTTTAGTCTTTTAAAGAAAGTGTGATTTAGATCCAATaatttctcttctctctctatTTCTCTTTCTATTTTCCTACTGTTTTATGTTTGTGGTGTTCTTGAGGAGACCACAAATAAATTTAAGTCCTAATATTATAGAAATTGATTCCTATTCCCTAATACCATCTAGAAAAATAATGAGGAGAAAATTTCCATTCTATTGATTGAATTGCTGTACACTTTTATATACATTTACATGAGTTTAAAATGTTGTTGCAAAAAGATAAAGTGCTGCTATTGAGCAAAATGCAAAAAGGTAGAGTAGCAGTAATGAATTACCTACTAATTCAGCAAGTAACTTTGTTTATCCCTCCACAGAAAACTTTTCTATGATGGGTCCTGCAATTGAAGATTTCCACCATCTGAAGTTTGAACTTTTAATGCAAAATTCTCCAAAATTCTTGCATCACTTAGAAAATAATGAATACGAGATGTACAACATAAGATGCAAATAATTACTTCAGTGAAAATACATCATCATAATGAAGATGTATAGCAGAGAAAATATTATTACATTGGAAGTGAAGTAAGGGAAACTTACTTAATTCTGATCATCGTCAATTTTTTGAGAGAGCTTAAGTGTCCGAGTGGAGGAAGGATAAGGTCCTAAGGATTACTTGCCTGCATAATTTTGTCAATCCATTGCATACTTTTTTGTGAAAAAGATAAGGTCCTCTTTTCAACCCTCATAATTTCAATGTGTCTAATTGAATTGGTTATGAGTTCAGCCTATTTTATGGTACCTAAAATTTGAAGTCTCTCTTTGCTAATATTAAGAGAAACTACTAAAGCATTATGCTTTTCTCATGGCTATGCCTATGCAGAATAATGAAGAGCACACCTGTTGGAACATTGCCACCCTCACATACTTTGAGAACGAACGAAGatatataataacaattaaCATTGCCACCCTCACATACTGATACTAGATATCTTCAACAATGTAACAGgagttttcatcttcttcaagaTATGCAAATTTCTCCGCCGAAAAAGTGCTACTTAAGGTTTCATAAGGAGGATGAGTGCTCCATCTCCCTGTAATGTCTGATCTATGATCAGATTCCAATTTCTTTCAGAGGATCATATATACTACTTGATGTATCAGATTCCCATTCAATCAAAAAGAGGCACTTAACTAAATTACTATTATGAGATTTCATCGAAAGTATATTGCATTAAACCCATACATATTCACATCTGGTGCCTTAAACCTAAAGTAGTATATTGCATTTGATTTCTCATTGATGCTGCAATTATTAGGTCATCGTCATCTTTTGTAGGTAGAGTTCATAAAAGAGTcatatattttgtcaaaattcaaattaacatCTCTATTTGGGATTTTATTATAAAGTGATGAATTAGAGTATTCTCTAACCACCAACCCAGATGTACCCGATTGGTAGTATCCTTCCTTATTTGCTTTAGTTAAATGTCACTGAAGTGATTAATCCCTAAAATGGATATGCAATCCCTATAGTTGAGTCAAATGGATTGAAAAAAGTTGTGATTGGATGCAAAATACCCCACTGAAGGTAATTAGGTTTCTCGCAAAAATTAGTCATTGACAATATTAGTTGATACTTGATACTAATTTACACGGTTATGAAGCAAAAAATGCACAAACAGTTCGAAGCCATTAAAGACAACTAAtcaatatttttggtttttagcAGTCTCATCATTTTTATATCACATACAATAAGTCTATCAGTGCTTTCTAAGTTTGCCAGAGGATTCCTCTATGCAAAATACCAGCAGGACTTTATATTCCAATTAATGGGACACACATGATCAAAGACCCAATTCTACTGCAATATTTGCATATACAATTATTGTATTTTTCCTGTCTAAAGGATATAAACAATCAATACTGGCAGAACAAAGGTGTATCAAAAAATTTCCCCTTCCTCCCAGCCACCTCCTCCTCCGTTCAGAACCTCCTCATCTTCATCTGCGATGTAATCATCCTTGATAAATAAACCAAGTCGCTCCAATGGGTTCTCAAACTGAAGTTTATCCAATCTCTCCATTGCAGTTCTGTGGTCATTTCTACTGCCCAGGGCTTTATAAGACAGCGTACATCCACTCAAACTCTCCAGTTCTTTCACGACCTCCAAATTATGTTCAATGTCAACAGATCTCTTAATCTACAAAAGATAACGGGGTAAATATCCATTTTGCTAATTATGCAGAATTTGAGTTACAATATCGCAAAATAAGAGACAAGAACAAAACCTTTTCTATAGCAGCTCGTGCAGCTTCTCTTTCCTTTTCTCTTTGTTTCCTTGATTCTTCCTCTGCCCTCATTCTTTCAGCAGCTTCAGCCGTTTTAATTTGGGCTTCAATCCTTGCTCGTTCTGTTATGCAGCAGATCATGAGGAGATAATCATAATGAATTAAATAACAGATCTCACCATCCAACATATAAAGTGACTTCAAAGAGAAGTTCACATCATCATACAGCCTAGCAAACCAGATATATAATATCCTTCCATCCCataataaatgacatttttaaaaaaaaaaaaaaactgtcccAAAATGAATGCTGCTTTCAGTTTTCCAATGtaatattaattactttttcCAATTGCACCCTCTTattaattactttttcaatgTAATGCTATATATGCAACGCTACCAAGACATTATATGTCATTTTGCATGAAATTACTATTATGTTTGCTTCATTTATGGTATTTCCTTAATGGGTGAGACAAGCACGTGTACAGTAACAGAGGGAGTGCTTTATTATGTACAAAAGCCTCTGTTTATTCAAGCATGGAACCTAGTAAGACATATCACATGGCATGCATAAAAGTGCACAAAGCACATTCTTTTGAGAAGTAAACAGATGGACTACCAAATTAAATTGTCTTTCAAGTAAGATAATATTCACCTTCACGTTGTATCCTTTCCAATCTCTCCTTTTCAAGCTGCATTTTCAGAGGATCGCGCTTATCACCCTGAacagaagaaaaataataattagtaaatCAAACTACATTTCAAAAATACCTTTTGTTAAGGCAAGAGTAGAGGGAAAGCCTTACATGTTCAAGAAGAGTCTTTTGTTGTGCTTTTAAAATGGTATCTGCAAATCGGCTTTTGAGCATAGCAGCACGAAGAGCCTTTTTAGGTGAAAGCTGGGCAGGAAGAACAGGGGTGCTCCATACTAAAACAtggacaaaataaaaattaataaacaactATAACTATCAGACCAATTCtcatcacaaaaagaaacaGAATTAATTGAAGCTTAGAAGACGGACACTGACCTTCACCAGAAGAAGCATCAGTAGCAAGAGTTGCATGCTGAGAACTAGGACATGCGTGTTCACTATCTAAAGAACTTACAGCCCCTTAACATAACATCAACATCAATTATACCACATCAGCAGTAAACTAAGTGGGTACAACATAATATTTTACAAATCATAATTCTTCTCACCATCAGAACCAGGATCAGACTTCCTCTGCAAAGGTGATGCACATTTAGTCTGGCAGTCCTGGTATAAGATATAAATTCTTCTTAGAATTGAAAGTAACAGGACTATCTTAAATTTAAGCTAAGATTGCAAATGATATATTATTAAAACCTGTTTCAAAGCAGAAGCACTACACGTAGGTGGCTCCCTGTCTTCAGATCCTTCATAAGATATATCAAAGTCAAACCACAAATATACGTCAATCAGGTGGCCAATAACACATGAATATGTAAGCAATCACAAGATTGTCTAATTAAAATGCTGGAAATGACACAACAGCATGCAATATCACAACAAATACTACACTTGCATGCGACAAGACTCAATGAAGGACAGGCTTTTCTTTAGAGTTAGAACCAGAGAGCTGTTCTTAAACATGATTACATTTTCCGCCATGGAAGACACAGCTATTAGCTCTTCTACATAACTATAAATCAATACATTAATATTGATGCATCATACCTTTAATCAAGTCCTTCTCAAGTGATTTGCAAGGAACATGCGATAATTTAGGTACCTCCACCTATGAGCAAAACATTGCCAATATAATGAcatcaataaaaaatagataaaagaaACAAGTTCCATCTCACATTAAGGTGAAAGTGGATAACAAAGTTGGAAGAAGCACTAATTTTATATCAATTCCAGTAAATATATTGCATAGTTGCATATTACAATAAGGCTTTTTTTCTCCC
Coding sequences within it:
- the LOC123897902 gene encoding eukaryotic translation initiation factor 4E-1-like; amino-acid sequence: MAVEDTPKSIITDDQIPPNPNNEEINNNDLEDGEILEEGDDSSATSKPNSAALHPLENSWTFWFDNPQAKSKQAAWGSSIRPVYTFSTVEEFWSIYNNIHHPSKLAFGADFHCFKHKIEPKWEDPICANGGKWTVQFSRGKSDTSWLYTLLAMIGEQFDHGDEICGAVVNVRRVDKISIWTKNATNEAAQVSIGKQWKEFLDYNETIGFIFHDDAKKHDRSAKNKYVV
- the LOC123897899 gene encoding serine hydroxymethyltransferase 3, chloroplastic, giving the protein MPAACTGVTMMGSLQQPLWTKLHNFSGYTTTTNGFKPQQINFNNTLKPCKVSHVEGTLVTGNTSPFSSVPQIGGDGASFLDYGLSEADPDVHEIINKEKDRQFKSLELIASENFTSRAVMEAVGSCLTNKYSEGLPGKRYYGGNEYIDELEILCQERALAAFHLDSNKWGVNVQPLSGSPANFAVYTAILKPHDRIMGLDLPHGGHLSHGFMTPKRRVSGTSIYFESMPYRLDESTGLIDYDMLEKTAALFRPKLIIAGASAYPRDIDYARFRKIADSVGAFLMMDMAHISGLVAASVLADPFEFVDIVTTTTHKSLRGPRGGMIFFKKDAVHGVDLESAINNAVFPGLQGGPHNHTIGGLAVCLKYAQSPDFKNYQNQVVANCRALARRLTEHGYKLVSGGSDNHLVLVDLRPSGIDGARAEKILDMASITLNKNSVPGDKSALVPGGIRIGSPAMTTRGLGEKEFELIADLIHEGVQISLEAKSLVSGTKVQDFTNFVLSPDFPLGDKVSDLRRRVEAFATRYPIPGV
- the LOC123897900 gene encoding transcription factor GTE12-like gives rise to the protein MIATETFAPTTKLKIKFSTKRIEVVSGPKCQFGEKASQLDVNGPCNSIKKSSLSGSNKREPSGNIEGPKNKRQKLDRKGSQQCASILKSLTSHPYSWVFKTPVDPVALNIPDYFTVISHPMDLGTIKSKLEKNVYFSKEEFAADVRLTFSNAMTYNPPANDVHLMAKELNKLFDRKWYDRDKKWNSEDELGQSGTEIIKETVRKSCNGTQSRHKDSLSKKSRASEPKGIHKISSMTTRDAKVEVPKLSHVPCKSLEKDLIKGSEDREPPTCSASALKQDCQTKCASPLQRKSDPGSDGAVSSLDSEHACPSSQHATLATDASSGEVWSTPVLPAQLSPKKALRAAMLKSRFADTILKAQQKTLLEHGDKRDPLKMQLEKERLERIQREERARIEAQIKTAEAAERMRAEEESRKQREKEREAARAAIEKIKRSVDIEHNLEVVKELESLSGCTLSYKALGSRNDHRTAMERLDKLQFENPLERLGLFIKDDYIADEDEEVLNGGGGGWEEGEIF